Proteins co-encoded in one Medicago truncatula cultivar Jemalong A17 chromosome 8, MtrunA17r5.0-ANR, whole genome shotgun sequence genomic window:
- the LOC120577350 gene encoding putative ubiquitin-conjugating enzyme E2 38 produces the protein MEEEKNMEGKNTFDLVSDDSDHRFRNNNITGNCFSDTKSAVYKRIMKEWKILEKNLPDSIYVKAYERRIDLLRAVIIGAAGTPYHDGLFFFDIQFPSDYPNNPPKIKYHSHGYRLNPNLYPNGAVCLSLLNTWNGRKCEKWDPSNSTLLQVLVSIQALVLNEKPLFNEPVYRVLKRSLHEKKSRAYIEEAFVLTCYTSINLIRKPPKNFEDFVKEHFRERGRVLLAACKEYANGRVRVGYYGYNINNIKNKNKNIVKVRESLKVSLRNVYCAMYKPLLECGASLECLHEDLEFEVQEKKKKKSKRSNGGDGILKKAMDKIKLVFGLKKKKKKST, from the coding sequence atggaagaagagaaaaatatggAAGGTAAGAACACATTCGATTTGGTTTCAGATGATTCCGATCATCGATTccgcaacaacaacatcacagGAAACTGCTTCAGCGACACAAAAAGCGCCGTTTACAAAAGAATCATGAAAGAGTGGAAAATCCTCGAAAAGAATCTTCCTGATTCCATATACGTTAAAGCCTATGAACGCCGCATCGATTTACTCCGTGCCGTCATCATCGGCGCCGCCGGTACACCTTACCACGACGGTCTCTTCTTCTTCGACATCCAATTCCCCTCCGATTATCCAAATAACCCGCCAAAGATCAAATACCATTCACACGGGTACCGTTTAAACCCGAATCTCTACCCTAACGGCGCCGTTTGTTTAAGCCTTCTGAACACTTGGAATGGTAGAAAGTGCGAGAAATGGGACCCATCAAATTCAACTCTTCTTCAGGTTTTAGTTTCTATTCAAGCACTTGTTCTTAATGAGAAGCCACTTTTTAACGAACCTGTTTATCGTGTGTTGAAACGTTCTCTCCATGAAAAGAAGTCACGTGCTTACATCGAAGAGGCTTTCGTTCTCACGTGCTACACTTCCATTAACCTCATTCGGAAACCACCTAAGAATTTCGAGGATTTCGTTAAGGAACATTTCCGTGAACGAGGTCGTGTTCTTCTCGCCGCGTGTAAGGAATACGCGAATGGGCGCGTGAGAGTTGGGTATTACGGTTACAACATCAATAacatcaagaacaaaaacaagaacATCGTTAAAGTTAGGGAGTCTTTGAAGGTGTCGTTACGGAATGTTTATTGCGCTATGTATAAACCGTTGTTAGAATGTGGTGCTTCTTTGGAGTGTTTACATGAAGATTTGGAGTTTGAAGtacaagaaaagaagaagaagaagagcaagagaTCCAACGGTGGGGATGGAATCTTGAAGAAAGCCATGGATAAGATCAAGCTAGTTTTtggattgaagaagaagaagaagaagagtacGTAA
- the LOC120577691 gene encoding putative receptor-like protein kinase At4g00960 isoform X1, whose product MDKSHSFFHSIFKHFKCGYNTEGDNEAELQKMASREQKIFSYETLLSATKNFNATHKLGEGGFGPVYKGKLSDGREVAVKKLSQTSNQGKKEFMNEAKLLARVQHKNVVNLLGYCVHGTEKILVYEYVPHESLDKFLFKEAEKREQLDWKRRFGIITGVAKGLLYLHEDSHNCIIHRDIKASNILLDDKWTAKIADFGMARLFPEDQSQVKTRVAGTNGYMAPEYMMHGRLSVKADVFSYGVLVLELITGQRNSSFNLDVEEHNLLDWAYKMYKKGRSLEIVDSALASTVLTEQVDMCIQLALLCIQGDPQLRPTMRRIVVKLSRKSPQSHMEQPTRPGIPGSRYRRPPRHSALSSTVGTSAASYSQSSDSSNNFGTSTTTVTGRSSATAELDPRGKRPMQD is encoded by the exons ATGGACAAATCTCATAGCTTTTTTCACAGTATTTTCAAACACTTTAAATGCGGTTACAACACAG AGGGAGACAATGAAGCTGAGTTACAAAAAATGGCTTCACGGGAGCAGAAGATATTTTCATACGAAACCCTGCTTTCTGCCACCAAGAATTTTAATGCTACTCATAAGTTAGGTGAGGGTGGTTTTGGACCTGTCTACAAG GGGAAACTGAGTGATGGGAGAGAAGTTGCAGTGAAGAAGTTATCACAGACATCAAATCAAGGGAAGAAGGAGTTTATGAATGAGGCAAAATTGTTGGCTCGTGTGCAGCATAAGAATGTGGTGAATTTGTTGGGTTATTGTGTTCATGGCACAGAGAAGATACTTGTTTATGAGTATGTGCCTCATGAAAGCCTAGACAAATTTCTATTCA AAGAAGCTGAGAAGAGAGAACAGCTTGATTGGAAACGTAGGTTTGGCATAATCACAGGCGTGGCAAAGGGGTTACTCTATCTACACGAAGACTCACACAATTGTATAATTCATCGAGACATCAAGGCCAGTAATATATTGCTTGATGACAAATGGACGGCTAAGATTGCAGATTTTGGAATGGCACGTCTCTTCCCTGAAGATCAAAGCCAAGTTAAAACACGTGTGGCTGGAACCAA CGGATATATGGCTCCGGAATATATGATGCATGGAAGACTGTCTGTCAAAGCCGACGTGTTTAGCTATGGGGTTTTGGTATTGGAGTTGATCACTGGCCAAAGAAACTCATCCTTTAATTTAGACGTGGAGGAGCATAACCTTCTTGATTGg GCATACAAGATGTACAAGAAAGGAAGGAGCTTAGAAATTGTAGATTCTGCATTAGCATCTACGGTGTTAACGGAACAAGTAGATATGTGTATTCAGCTAGCTTTGCTATGCATTCAAGGAGATCCACAGCTACGTCCAACAATGAGGCGCATAGTGGTGAAGCTTTCAAGAAAATCACCACAAAGCCACATGGAACAACCAACAAGACCAGGAATACCAGGTAGCAGATATAGAAGACCTCCTAGACATTCTGCTTTGTCTTCCACAGTTGGTACTTCTGCTGCCTCTTATTCTCAATCTTCTGATTCAAGCAACAACTTTGGCACTTCTACTACCACCGTCACTGGTAGAAGTTCAGCTACTGCTGAATTAGATCCGAGAGGGAAACGTCCAATGCAGGATTAG
- the LOC120577691 gene encoding putative cysteine-rich receptor-like protein kinase 35 isoform X2, protein MASREQKIFSYETLLSATKNFNATHKLGEGGFGPVYKGKLSDGREVAVKKLSQTSNQGKKEFMNEAKLLARVQHKNVVNLLGYCVHGTEKILVYEYVPHESLDKFLFKEAEKREQLDWKRRFGIITGVAKGLLYLHEDSHNCIIHRDIKASNILLDDKWTAKIADFGMARLFPEDQSQVKTRVAGTNGYMAPEYMMHGRLSVKADVFSYGVLVLELITGQRNSSFNLDVEEHNLLDWAYKMYKKGRSLEIVDSALASTVLTEQVDMCIQLALLCIQGDPQLRPTMRRIVVKLSRKSPQSHMEQPTRPGIPGSRYRRPPRHSALSSTVGTSAASYSQSSDSSNNFGTSTTTVTGRSSATAELDPRGKRPMQD, encoded by the exons ATGGCTTCACGGGAGCAGAAGATATTTTCATACGAAACCCTGCTTTCTGCCACCAAGAATTTTAATGCTACTCATAAGTTAGGTGAGGGTGGTTTTGGACCTGTCTACAAG GGGAAACTGAGTGATGGGAGAGAAGTTGCAGTGAAGAAGTTATCACAGACATCAAATCAAGGGAAGAAGGAGTTTATGAATGAGGCAAAATTGTTGGCTCGTGTGCAGCATAAGAATGTGGTGAATTTGTTGGGTTATTGTGTTCATGGCACAGAGAAGATACTTGTTTATGAGTATGTGCCTCATGAAAGCCTAGACAAATTTCTATTCA AAGAAGCTGAGAAGAGAGAACAGCTTGATTGGAAACGTAGGTTTGGCATAATCACAGGCGTGGCAAAGGGGTTACTCTATCTACACGAAGACTCACACAATTGTATAATTCATCGAGACATCAAGGCCAGTAATATATTGCTTGATGACAAATGGACGGCTAAGATTGCAGATTTTGGAATGGCACGTCTCTTCCCTGAAGATCAAAGCCAAGTTAAAACACGTGTGGCTGGAACCAA CGGATATATGGCTCCGGAATATATGATGCATGGAAGACTGTCTGTCAAAGCCGACGTGTTTAGCTATGGGGTTTTGGTATTGGAGTTGATCACTGGCCAAAGAAACTCATCCTTTAATTTAGACGTGGAGGAGCATAACCTTCTTGATTGg GCATACAAGATGTACAAGAAAGGAAGGAGCTTAGAAATTGTAGATTCTGCATTAGCATCTACGGTGTTAACGGAACAAGTAGATATGTGTATTCAGCTAGCTTTGCTATGCATTCAAGGAGATCCACAGCTACGTCCAACAATGAGGCGCATAGTGGTGAAGCTTTCAAGAAAATCACCACAAAGCCACATGGAACAACCAACAAGACCAGGAATACCAGGTAGCAGATATAGAAGACCTCCTAGACATTCTGCTTTGTCTTCCACAGTTGGTACTTCTGCTGCCTCTTATTCTCAATCTTCTGATTCAAGCAACAACTTTGGCACTTCTACTACCACCGTCACTGGTAGAAGTTCAGCTACTGCTGAATTAGATCCGAGAGGGAAACGTCCAATGCAGGATTAG